Proteins from one Bradyrhizobium amphicarpaeae genomic window:
- a CDS encoding response regulator, with translation MRLLIVEDNAELSRLVAGGLAAAGYQSDIVGSAAEAREAVSSVSYAAMILDLGLPDGDGLSVLRELRLKMEPLPVLVLTARGGLQDRVSGLRSGADDYLAKPFAMEELIARLEAILRRPGQLLGRSLNLANLVYDTESRQIFVDDQPRIISARETSVLEILLRRQGRVVPKKNVEDHIFGLDGEVASNAVEVYVSRLRKQLAEHGAKVVIHTIRGVGYLMDVEK, from the coding sequence ATGCGCCTTCTGATCGTCGAGGACAATGCCGAGCTGTCGCGGCTCGTCGCGGGCGGGCTGGCGGCGGCGGGCTACCAGAGCGACATCGTCGGCAGCGCGGCCGAGGCGCGCGAGGCGGTGAGCAGCGTCAGCTATGCTGCGATGATCCTCGACCTCGGGCTGCCCGACGGCGACGGCCTGTCGGTGCTGCGCGAGCTGCGCCTCAAGATGGAGCCGCTCCCCGTGCTGGTGCTGACCGCACGCGGCGGCCTGCAGGACCGCGTCAGCGGCCTGCGCAGCGGCGCGGACGACTATCTCGCCAAGCCCTTCGCGATGGAGGAGCTGATCGCGCGGCTGGAGGCGATCCTGCGCCGGCCCGGCCAGCTGCTCGGCCGCTCGCTCAATCTCGCCAACCTCGTCTACGACACCGAGAGCCGCCAGATCTTCGTCGACGACCAGCCGCGGATCATCTCCGCGCGCGAGACGTCGGTGCTGGAGATCCTGCTGCGCCGGCAGGGCCGGGTGGTGCCGAAGAAGAACGTCGAGGACCACATCTTCGGACTGGACGGCGAGGTCGCCTCCAACGCGGTCGAGGTCTATGTCTCGCGGCTGCGCAAGCAGCTCGCCGAGCACGGCGCCAAGGTCGTGATCCATACCATCCGCGGCGTCGGCTATCTCATGGACGTGGAGAAATAG
- a CDS encoding TRAP transporter substrate-binding protein, translating to MKRRDFLKVSAAGAAATAAVASPAIAQSSPEVKWRLTSSFPKSLDTIYGGAEQVAKYVAEMTDNKFQIQVFAGGEIVPALQALDATSNGTVEMCHTVSYYYVGKDPTFAIYASVPFGLNARQQNSWWYQGGGMELGNEFFKKSNVIGFPCGNTGTQMGGWFRKEIKTVADLSGLKMRIGGIAGQVLQKVGVVPQQLAGGDIYPALEKGTIDAAEWVGPYDDEKLGFAKVAKYYYYPGFWEGGPTVHAFANLEKWNSLPKSYQAILTNAMANANSWMAARYDMQNPAALKRLVAGGTQLRPFTNEVLEACLKATNELWGEISAKNPDFKKSIDAMQAYRSDEYLWWQVAEYTYDSFMIRSRTRG from the coding sequence ATGAAGCGTCGTGATTTTCTGAAAGTGTCGGCAGCAGGCGCGGCGGCGACCGCCGCGGTGGCCTCGCCGGCGATCGCGCAGTCCTCGCCCGAGGTGAAGTGGCGCTTGACGTCGAGCTTCCCGAAGTCGCTCGATACCATCTATGGCGGTGCGGAGCAGGTGGCGAAGTACGTCGCCGAGATGACCGACAACAAATTCCAGATCCAGGTGTTCGCCGGCGGCGAGATCGTTCCGGCCCTGCAGGCGCTCGATGCGACCTCCAACGGCACCGTCGAGATGTGCCACACCGTGTCGTACTACTATGTCGGCAAGGATCCGACCTTCGCGATCTACGCCTCTGTGCCGTTCGGCCTCAATGCGCGCCAGCAGAACTCCTGGTGGTACCAGGGCGGCGGCATGGAGCTCGGCAACGAGTTCTTCAAGAAGTCGAACGTGATCGGCTTCCCCTGCGGCAACACCGGCACCCAGATGGGCGGCTGGTTCCGCAAGGAGATCAAGACGGTTGCGGACCTCTCCGGCCTGAAGATGCGCATCGGCGGCATTGCCGGCCAGGTGCTCCAGAAGGTCGGCGTGGTGCCGCAGCAGCTCGCCGGCGGCGACATCTATCCGGCGCTGGAGAAGGGCACCATCGACGCCGCCGAGTGGGTCGGCCCCTACGATGACGAGAAGCTCGGCTTCGCCAAGGTCGCCAAGTACTACTACTATCCGGGCTTCTGGGAGGGCGGTCCGACCGTCCACGCCTTCGCCAACCTGGAGAAGTGGAATTCGCTGCCGAAGAGCTACCAGGCGATCCTCACCAACGCGATGGCCAATGCCAACAGCTGGATGGCCGCACGCTACGACATGCAGAACCCGGCGGCCTTGAAGCGCCTGGTCGCCGGCGGCACCCAGCTTCGTCCGTTCACCAACGAAGTGCTGGAAGCCTGCCTCAAGGCGACCAACGAGTTGTGGGGCGAGATCTCGGCCAAGAACCCCGACTTCAAGAAGTCGATCGACGCCATGCAGGCTTACCGTTCCGACGAATATCTGTGGTGGCAGGTTGCCGAATACACCTACGACAGCTTCATGATCCGCTCGCGCACGCGCGGCTGA
- a CDS encoding NAD(P)-dependent oxidoreductase, whose product MAKVAFLGLGVMGFPMAGHLVKKGGHEVTVYNRTAAKAKEWADKFGGKTAPTPKAAAEGQDFVMCCVGNDNDLRAVTIGPDGAFAGMKKGATFVDHTTASAEVARELDAAAIKAGFKFIDAPVSGGQAGAENGVLTVMCGGAQDAYAGAEPVITGAYARMCKLLGPAGSGQLTKMVNQICIAGLVQGLSEGIHFAKKSGLDVAAVIETISKGAAQSWQMENRYKTMNEDKYDFGFAVEWMRKDLSIALAEARRNGANLPVTALVDQFYSEVEKMGGKRWDTSSLLARLNR is encoded by the coding sequence ATGGCTAAAGTCGCTTTCCTCGGTCTCGGCGTCATGGGCTTCCCCATGGCCGGACACCTCGTGAAAAAAGGGGGCCATGAGGTCACCGTCTACAACCGCACCGCGGCCAAGGCGAAGGAATGGGCGGACAAGTTCGGCGGCAAGACCGCTCCGACCCCGAAGGCCGCCGCCGAAGGCCAGGATTTCGTGATGTGCTGCGTCGGCAACGACAACGATCTGCGCGCGGTCACGATCGGCCCCGACGGCGCCTTCGCCGGCATGAAGAAGGGTGCGACCTTCGTCGATCACACCACCGCCTCCGCCGAAGTCGCCCGTGAGCTGGATGCGGCCGCGATCAAGGCCGGCTTCAAGTTCATCGACGCGCCGGTCTCCGGCGGCCAGGCCGGCGCCGAGAACGGCGTGCTGACGGTGATGTGCGGCGGCGCGCAAGACGCCTATGCCGGCGCCGAACCTGTTATCACGGGCGCCTATGCGCGGATGTGCAAACTGCTCGGGCCCGCCGGAAGCGGCCAGCTGACCAAGATGGTCAACCAGATCTGCATCGCAGGCCTCGTGCAGGGTCTCTCCGAGGGCATCCACTTCGCCAAGAAGAGCGGCCTCGACGTCGCGGCCGTGATCGAAACCATCTCCAAGGGCGCCGCGCAGTCCTGGCAGATGGAGAACCGCTACAAGACCATGAACGAGGACAAGTACGATTTCGGCTTCGCGGTCGAATGGATGCGCAAGGATCTCTCGATCGCGCTGGCCGAAGCGCGCCGCAACGGCGCCAACCTGCCTGTCACCGCGCTGGTCGATCAGTTCTATTCCGAGGTCGAGAAGATGGGCGGCAAGCGCTGGGATACCTCGAGCCTGCTGGCGCGCCTCAATCGCTGA
- a CDS encoding TRAP transporter substrate-binding protein has protein sequence MKRRDFIKVTGLGAAGAATLAAPAIAQSMPEIKWRMPTSWPKSLDTLFGGAEMMCKMVAEATDNKFQIQIFAAGEIVPGLQVLDAVQNGTCEIGHTASYYYFGKDPTFTFGSAVPFGPNMRINQAWYMQGGGRDVLNEFYKSYNVVSLLAGNTGCQMGGWFRKEVNTAEDLKGMKFRVGGFAGRVLQKLGVVPQQLAGGDIYPALEKGTIDAAEWVGPYDDEKLGFYKIAPHYYYPGWWEGGPMLLAFVNLDKWNALPKYYQSVLEQAGHYANNYMMARYDAANPLALKKLLAGGTKLHAFSPSIMDACYKAAKELHAEVGATNANFKKVHDSLAKFTSDGYAWFQVAEVGYDIFMARRSQS, from the coding sequence ATGAAGAGAAGAGACTTCATCAAGGTCACAGGACTTGGTGCGGCCGGCGCGGCCACGCTTGCGGCCCCCGCGATCGCGCAGTCGATGCCGGAAATCAAATGGCGCATGCCGACGAGCTGGCCGAAATCGCTCGACACGCTGTTCGGCGGCGCAGAGATGATGTGCAAGATGGTCGCCGAGGCGACCGACAACAAATTCCAGATCCAGATCTTCGCAGCCGGCGAGATCGTCCCGGGCCTGCAGGTGCTCGACGCCGTGCAGAACGGCACCTGCGAAATCGGCCACACCGCCTCCTATTATTATTTCGGCAAGGATCCGACCTTCACCTTCGGCTCGGCCGTGCCGTTCGGTCCGAACATGCGCATCAACCAGGCCTGGTACATGCAGGGCGGCGGCCGCGACGTGCTCAACGAGTTCTACAAGAGCTATAACGTCGTCTCGCTGCTCGCGGGCAACACCGGCTGCCAGATGGGCGGCTGGTTCAGGAAAGAGGTCAACACGGCCGAGGATCTCAAGGGGATGAAATTCCGCGTCGGCGGCTTTGCCGGTCGCGTGCTCCAGAAGCTCGGCGTGGTGCCGCAGCAGCTCGCCGGCGGTGACATCTACCCGGCGCTGGAGAAGGGCACCATCGACGCCGCCGAATGGGTCGGCCCCTACGACGACGAGAAGCTCGGCTTCTACAAGATCGCGCCGCACTACTACTATCCCGGCTGGTGGGAGGGCGGACCGATGCTGCTGGCCTTCGTCAACCTCGACAAGTGGAACGCGCTGCCGAAATATTACCAAAGCGTGCTGGAGCAGGCCGGGCACTACGCCAACAATTACATGATGGCGCGCTACGACGCCGCCAATCCGCTGGCGCTGAAGAAGCTGCTGGCGGGTGGCACCAAGCTGCACGCCTTCTCGCCGTCGATCATGGATGCCTGCTACAAGGCCGCCAAGGAGCTGCATGCCGAAGTCGGCGCGACCAACGCCAATTTCAAGAAGGTGCACGACTCCCTCGCCAAGTTCACGAGCGACGGCTATGCTTGGTTCCAGGTCGCCGAGGTCGGCTACGACATCTTCATGGCGCGGCGCTCGCAGAGCTGA
- a CDS encoding ATP-binding protein produces MAQIGSHTGSFGRSPTFKSLIWRIVFLHILAVAVVAIFLPLVLFWLLNSEIDQLHRDAMRAQAEVLAERIVVQPGGVLTFNLPDSLKGLYSEAYGRYQYDIRDADGRLLFSSHRRTAAAAPRASESISGAAVTREIDGKRVRIQVAEDLAHRDVIIDDIVSNFFRRVGWITIPILLILLATDIIIFRRAIAPLWKASEEASNIGPARTDIRLPTEQIPREILPLVTAVNRALDRLEGGFRVQRQFTADAAHQLRTPLAILRTRIETLGDHAVRQALHADIETMSRLVAQLLEIAELDTLVLDPGEIADLRAVCAEVVASIAPFAIAQHKDIALRGTDAPVSIHGNAEMLQRAIFNLAENAIKFTAKDTTVDVEVGEDGSVRVRDCGPGIVEAERELIFQRFWRADRRRSDGAGLGLSIVRAVTDDHAATVAVENLPGGGAEFTLRFRLAEQGTLPSPLAGPLAGAGVSPR; encoded by the coding sequence GTGGCCCAGATCGGGTCCCATACCGGGTCCTTCGGCAGGTCGCCGACGTTCAAATCCCTGATCTGGCGCATCGTGTTCCTGCACATCCTGGCCGTCGCGGTGGTCGCGATCTTCCTGCCGCTGGTGCTGTTCTGGCTGCTCAATTCCGAGATCGACCAGCTGCATCGCGATGCCATGCGCGCCCAGGCCGAGGTGCTGGCGGAGCGCATCGTTGTCCAGCCGGGCGGCGTGCTGACCTTCAATCTGCCCGACAGTCTCAAGGGCCTCTACTCGGAAGCCTATGGCCGCTATCAGTACGACATTCGCGATGCCGACGGCCGGCTGCTGTTCTCCTCGCATCGGCGTACCGCTGCCGCCGCGCCGCGCGCGTCGGAGAGCATTTCCGGCGCCGCCGTCACCCGCGAGATCGACGGCAAGAGGGTGCGCATCCAGGTCGCGGAAGACCTCGCGCACCGTGACGTCATCATCGACGACATCGTCTCGAACTTCTTCCGCCGCGTGGGATGGATCACCATCCCGATCCTGCTGATCCTGCTCGCCACCGACATCATCATCTTTCGCCGTGCGATCGCGCCGCTGTGGAAGGCGTCCGAGGAGGCCAGCAACATCGGTCCGGCGCGCACCGACATCCGCCTGCCGACCGAGCAGATCCCGCGCGAGATCCTGCCGCTCGTCACCGCCGTCAACCGGGCGCTCGACCGCCTCGAAGGCGGTTTTCGGGTGCAGCGGCAGTTCACGGCGGATGCCGCGCATCAATTGCGCACGCCGCTCGCGATCCTGCGCACGCGGATCGAGACGCTCGGCGATCATGCGGTGCGGCAGGCGCTGCATGCCGACATCGAAACCATGAGCCGTCTCGTCGCCCAACTGCTGGAGATCGCCGAACTCGACACTTTGGTGCTCGATCCCGGCGAGATCGCGGATTTGCGCGCGGTCTGCGCCGAGGTGGTCGCCTCGATCGCCCCGTTCGCGATCGCGCAGCACAAGGACATCGCGCTGCGGGGCACCGACGCGCCGGTCAGCATCCACGGCAATGCGGAGATGCTCCAGCGCGCGATCTTCAACCTTGCCGAAAACGCCATCAAGTTCACGGCAAAGGACACCACCGTCGACGTCGAGGTGGGCGAGGACGGTTCGGTGCGCGTGCGCGATTGCGGCCCGGGCATCGTGGAGGCCGAGCGCGAGCTGATCTTCCAGCGCTTCTGGCGCGCCGACCGCCGCCGCAGCGACGGCGCGGGACTCGGGCTGTCGATCGTGCGCGCCGTGACCGACGATCACGCGGCCACCGTCGCGGTGGAGAACTTACCCGGCGGCGGCGCGGAGTTCACGTTGCGGTTTCGGCTGGCGGAGCAGGGCACTTTACCCTCTCCCCTTGCGGGCCCTCTCGCGGGAGCGGGCGTCTCGCCGCGGTAG
- a CDS encoding sensor histidine kinase: MSNPAEKPEVVQLPAEPVSAPSASSRRAAAQRVREARDKLTSTSGTRPAFDAEMLRQYAQTRLSASYVVMLLVVATGVLFGLWMQPIPAAAWTAGMLCIHTAMIRSCRRFLTEPASPAATRAWQTRFVVLDLLYGLCWMAILIHPVLDMVTETLMMFLMLLVIAVSSMLAANLPIAALAATAPVAVAMALSFVMTGSLDNYILAALALAAEGYFVLLAHRLHSSTFATLEARAEKDALIGELEQAKAISDEARHRAESANVAKSRFLAQMSHELRTPLNAILGFSEVMKSEIFGAHAVPVYKEYSADIHNSGVHLLNLINEILDLSRIEAGRYELNEEAVSLVGIVADCHHLMKLRASSRGITIHEVFEQAMPRLWADERAIRQVVLNLLSNSIKFTPQGGEIWLKAGWTASGGQYLSVRDSGSGIPEDEIPVVLASFGQGSNSIKSAEQGAGLGLPIAKNLIDLHGGTFTLKSKLRIGTEVIVTFPPERVMSALAPLSDDSPPLQPESSVLPEEKRRPRHKPIMSAGTGS; encoded by the coding sequence ATGAGTAACCCCGCTGAAAAGCCTGAGGTCGTGCAGCTTCCGGCCGAGCCGGTGAGCGCTCCATCGGCGAGCAGCCGACGGGCTGCGGCGCAGCGGGTGCGCGAGGCGCGCGACAAGTTAACGTCGACCAGCGGAACCCGGCCGGCCTTCGACGCCGAGATGCTGCGCCAATACGCCCAGACGCGGCTGTCGGCTTCCTATGTCGTGATGCTGCTGGTGGTCGCGACCGGCGTGCTGTTCGGCCTGTGGATGCAGCCGATCCCGGCCGCGGCCTGGACCGCCGGCATGCTCTGCATCCACACCGCGATGATCCGCAGTTGCCGGCGCTTCCTGACCGAGCCCGCTTCGCCCGCGGCGACGCGGGCATGGCAGACGCGTTTCGTCGTGCTCGACCTGCTCTATGGCCTGTGCTGGATGGCGATCCTGATCCATCCCGTGCTCGACATGGTCACGGAAACGCTGATGATGTTCCTGATGCTGCTGGTGATCGCAGTATCGAGCATGCTCGCCGCCAATCTGCCGATCGCGGCGCTTGCCGCCACAGCGCCGGTCGCAGTCGCCATGGCGCTGAGCTTCGTGATGACCGGCTCGCTGGACAATTACATCCTGGCCGCGCTCGCGCTCGCGGCCGAAGGCTATTTCGTGCTGCTGGCGCATCGCCTGCACTCCTCGACCTTCGCCACGCTGGAAGCGCGCGCCGAGAAGGACGCGCTGATCGGCGAGCTCGAGCAGGCCAAGGCGATCTCGGACGAAGCGCGCCACCGCGCCGAATCCGCCAACGTCGCCAAGTCGCGCTTCCTCGCGCAGATGAGCCACGAGCTCCGCACGCCGCTGAACGCCATCCTCGGCTTCTCCGAGGTGATGAAGAGCGAGATCTTCGGCGCGCATGCGGTGCCGGTCTACAAGGAGTACTCGGCGGACATCCATAATTCCGGCGTGCACCTGCTCAACCTCATCAACGAGATCCTCGACCTGTCGCGGATCGAGGCCGGCCGCTACGAGCTCAACGAGGAAGCGGTGTCGCTGGTCGGCATCGTCGCCGACTGCCATCATCTGATGAAGCTGCGCGCCTCCAGCCGCGGCATCACCATCCACGAAGTGTTCGAGCAGGCCATGCCGCGGCTGTGGGCCGACGAGCGCGCGATCCGCCAGGTCGTGCTCAACCTGCTCTCCAACTCGATCAAGTTCACCCCGCAAGGCGGCGAGATCTGGCTGAAGGCCGGCTGGACCGCCTCGGGCGGACAATATCTCTCGGTGCGGGATTCCGGTTCCGGAATCCCCGAGGACGAGATCCCGGTCGTGCTCGCCTCGTTCGGCCAGGGCTCCAACTCGATCAAGTCCGCCGAACAGGGTGCCGGCCTCGGCCTGCCGATCGCCAAGAATCTGATCGACCTGCATGGCGGCACGTTCACGCTGAAATCGAAACTGCGCATCGGCACCGAGGTGATCGTCACCTTCCCGCCGGAGCGCGTGATGAGCGCGCTGGCGCCGCTATCGGATGATTCCCCGCCGCTCCAGCCGGAGAGTTCCGTACTGCCCGAGGAGAAGCGCCGGCCGCGCCACAAGCCGATCATGAGCG
- a CDS encoding Mrp/NBP35 family ATP-binding protein, with translation MSVTQQQVLDSLARIKSPRGVALPNANVLSAINASDGKVFFSINVDAAEARAWESIRAEAEAAVRAIPGVTTVMVALTAERKPGSAPPPPPQPSRGTPGVQPVHAHKPPPQGGAQSPMARQSEIPGVAAVIAVASGKGGVGKSTTALNLALGLRDLGLKVGLLDADIYGPSVPRLTGLHAKPELNDERKMIPLRRFGLAIMSIGFLVEEETAMIWRGPMVMSAVTQMLRDVEWGKLDVLVVDMPPGTGDAQLTLAQNVPLKGAVIVSTPQDLSLIDARRGLAMFKKVNVPVLGIVENMSYFQCPHCGTRSDIFGHGGARHEAEKLEVPFLGEIPLHMAIRASSDAGNPVVDSEPDGPHAAIYRAIAGQVRDQLKGVIAAA, from the coding sequence TTGAGCGTGACGCAGCAACAGGTTCTCGACAGCCTCGCCCGGATCAAATCCCCCCGCGGGGTCGCGCTCCCCAATGCCAATGTGCTGAGCGCGATCAACGCGTCCGATGGCAAGGTGTTCTTCTCGATCAATGTCGATGCCGCCGAGGCGAGGGCCTGGGAGTCCATCCGGGCCGAAGCGGAGGCCGCCGTGCGCGCCATTCCCGGCGTCACCACCGTGATGGTGGCGCTGACCGCCGAACGCAAGCCGGGCTCCGCGCCGCCGCCACCCCCGCAACCCAGCCGCGGCACGCCCGGCGTGCAGCCGGTCCATGCCCACAAGCCGCCGCCACAGGGCGGCGCCCAATCGCCGATGGCGCGGCAGTCGGAAATCCCGGGCGTTGCCGCCGTGATCGCGGTCGCCTCCGGCAAGGGCGGCGTCGGCAAGTCGACCACCGCACTGAACCTGGCTCTGGGCCTTCGCGACCTCGGCCTCAAGGTCGGGCTGCTTGATGCCGACATCTACGGCCCCTCGGTGCCACGGCTGACTGGCCTGCACGCCAAGCCGGAGCTGAACGACGAGCGAAAGATGATTCCGCTCCGGCGCTTCGGCCTCGCCATCATGTCCATCGGCTTCCTGGTCGAGGAAGAGACCGCGATGATCTGGCGCGGTCCCATGGTGATGTCGGCGGTGACGCAGATGCTGCGCGACGTCGAATGGGGCAAGCTCGACGTGCTGGTCGTCGACATGCCGCCGGGTACCGGCGATGCCCAGCTCACGCTGGCGCAGAACGTGCCGCTGAAGGGCGCGGTGATCGTCTCGACCCCGCAGGACCTGTCCCTGATCGACGCGCGGCGGGGGCTTGCCATGTTCAAGAAGGTCAACGTGCCCGTGCTCGGCATCGTCGAGAACATGAGCTACTTCCAGTGCCCGCATTGCGGTACGCGATCGGACATTTTCGGCCATGGCGGGGCCCGGCACGAGGCCGAGAAGCTCGAGGTCCCCTTCCTCGGCGAGATCCCGCTGCACATGGCGATTCGCGCCAGCTCGGATGCCGGCAATCCCGTCGTCGACAGCGAGCCGGACGGTCCCCATGCGGCGATCTACCGCGCCATTGCAGGGCAGGTCCGCGACCAGCTGAAGGGCGTCATCGCGGCAGCCTGA
- a CDS encoding VOC family protein has product MGGVSVGVLDHFNIRTRNLAETVRFYEDVLGLEKGARPNFAFPGAWMYSEGKAVVHLVDISATAEPQKPDSGVVHHVAFVSTGFDGMKQRLASRDMKFESRQVPGGELWQIFVNDPNGVMIELNYEAAREQGAAPTEKADDIGRQ; this is encoded by the coding sequence ATGGGCGGCGTGAGCGTTGGCGTCCTCGATCATTTCAACATCCGGACCCGGAATCTGGCCGAGACGGTCCGCTTCTACGAGGACGTGCTGGGCCTCGAAAAAGGCGCCCGGCCGAATTTCGCCTTCCCCGGCGCCTGGATGTACAGCGAGGGCAAGGCGGTGGTGCACCTCGTTGATATTTCCGCGACCGCCGAGCCGCAAAAGCCGGATTCCGGCGTGGTCCATCATGTCGCCTTCGTCAGCACCGGCTTCGACGGCATGAAGCAGCGGCTGGCATCCAGGGACATGAAGTTCGAGTCCCGCCAGGTGCCCGGCGGCGAGCTCTGGCAGATCTTCGTCAACGACCCCAACGGGGTCATGATCGAGCTGAATTACGAGGCCGCCAGGGAGCAGGGGGCAGCGCCGACCGAGAAGGCTGACGATATCGGCAGGCAGTAG
- the nhaD gene encoding sodium:proton antiporter NhaD, translating into MLSVIAVIFIVAYAAIALEHPLGVNKSASALLGAGLLWTIYAVSVGDASLVNHQLDESVASTAQIVFFLIGAMTIVEVIDAHNGFEVITSIIRTTKQTTLMWIIGFVTFFLSAILDNLTTTIVMISLIQKLIGNKSDRLLFASIIVIAANAGGAWTVIGDVTTTMLWIGGQITPVSIMKSVFLPSLANLLIPLLIIGYSLRGKEIVPPLQGGEQALRVEAFERNLMFYLGLGTLVAVPVFKAVTHLAPFMGILFGLGILWLVGEIVHRHKDEDARRPLTLVHALTRIDMSSIVFFVGILMAVACLEHARVLELAAKWLDATVGRLDIIVMLLGLLSAIIDNVPLVAATMGMYNLVQYPPDSFIWEFIAYCAGTGGSILIIGSAAGVAAMGLEKIEFFWYARRIAGPALAGYLAGAVVYIAQHAALH; encoded by the coding sequence TTGCTGAGCGTGATAGCCGTCATTTTCATCGTTGCGTATGCTGCCATCGCGCTCGAACACCCGCTCGGCGTCAACAAAAGCGCTTCGGCTTTGCTGGGAGCCGGCCTGCTCTGGACCATTTACGCGGTGTCCGTTGGAGATGCCTCGCTCGTCAACCACCAGCTCGACGAATCCGTCGCCTCGACCGCTCAGATCGTCTTCTTCCTGATCGGCGCCATGACGATCGTCGAGGTGATCGACGCCCACAACGGCTTCGAAGTCATCACCTCGATCATCCGCACCACGAAGCAGACCACGCTGATGTGGATCATCGGCTTCGTCACCTTCTTCCTGAGCGCGATCCTCGACAATCTGACGACCACCATCGTGATGATCTCGCTGATCCAGAAGCTGATCGGCAACAAGAGCGATCGCCTGCTGTTCGCCTCCATCATCGTCATCGCGGCCAATGCCGGCGGCGCCTGGACCGTGATCGGCGACGTCACGACGACGATGCTCTGGATCGGAGGGCAGATCACTCCCGTCAGCATCATGAAGTCGGTGTTCCTGCCGTCGCTGGCCAACCTTCTGATACCGCTGCTCATCATCGGCTATTCGCTCAGGGGAAAAGAGATCGTCCCTCCGCTGCAAGGGGGAGAGCAGGCCCTCAGGGTCGAGGCGTTCGAGCGCAATCTGATGTTCTATCTCGGCCTCGGCACCCTGGTTGCGGTTCCGGTTTTCAAGGCCGTGACGCACCTTGCGCCTTTCATGGGTATTCTTTTCGGGCTGGGCATCCTCTGGCTGGTCGGCGAGATCGTTCACCGCCATAAAGACGAGGATGCGCGCCGTCCCCTCACCCTCGTCCATGCGCTGACGCGCATCGACATGAGCTCCATCGTGTTCTTCGTCGGCATCCTGATGGCCGTCGCGTGCCTGGAGCATGCTCGCGTGCTGGAACTGGCGGCGAAATGGCTCGACGCCACGGTCGGGCGTCTCGACATCATCGTCATGCTGCTCGGCCTCCTGAGCGCCATCATCGACAACGTCCCGCTCGTCGCGGCCACGATGGGCATGTACAATCTGGTGCAATATCCGCCCGACAGCTTCATCTGGGAGTTCATCGCCTATTGCGCCGGCACCGGCGGCTCGATCCTGATCATCGGCTCGGCCGCGGGCGTTGCCGCCATGGGACTCGAGAAGATCGAGTTCTTCTGGTACGCCCGCCGCATCGCAGGCCCCGCGCTGGCGGGCTATCTGGCGGGAGCGGTGGTCTACATCGCCCAGCACGCTGCGCTGCATTGA